The proteins below come from a single Rhinolophus ferrumequinum isolate MPI-CBG mRhiFer1 chromosome 8, mRhiFer1_v1.p, whole genome shotgun sequence genomic window:
- the MRPL44 gene encoding 39S ribosomal protein L44, mitochondrial: protein MATGLVRLLLRGPRCLLVPASPTLAPPVRGTKKEARAAFRFQKELERRRLLRCPPPPVRRSDKPNWDYHAEIQAFGPRLQETFSLDLLKTAFVNSCYIKSEEAKRQKLGIEKEAVLLNLKDNQELSEQGTSFSQTCLTRFFEDAYPHLPSEGIQSLVDFLTGEEVVCHVARNLAVEQLTLSAEFPVPPTVLRQTFFAVIGALLQSSGPERTALFIRDFFITQMTGKELFEIWKVVNPMGLLVEELKKRNISAPESRLTRQSGSTTALPVYFVGLYCDKKLIAEGPGETVLVAEEEAARVALRKLYGFTENRRPWDYSKPKENLRLQKTIAAS, encoded by the exons ATGGCAACCGGATTAGTGAGGCTGCTGCTGCGGGGGCCTCGCTGCCTCCTGGTACCAGCCTCCCCCACTCTCGCCCCGCCGGTTCGGGGAACGAAGAAGGAAGCCCGAGCCGCCTTCCGCTTTCAGAAGGAGTTAGAGCGGCGGCGCCTGCTCCGGTGCCCGCCGCCGCCCGTTCGCCG ttcaGATAAGCCCAACTGGGATTACCATGCTGAAATTCAAGCATTTGGACCTCGGTTACAGGAAACCTTTTCCTTAGATCTTCTCAAAACTGCATTTGTTAATAGCTGCTATATTAAAAGTGAAGAGGCCAAACGCCAAAAACTTGGAATAGAGAAAGAAGCTGTTCTTCTGAATCTTAAAGATAATCAAGAACTATCTGAACAAGGGACATCTTTTTCACAAACATGTCTCACACGATTTTTTGAGGACGCCTACCCACACTTGCCCTCTGAAGGCATTCAAAGTCTTGTTGACTTTCTCACTGGTGAGGAAGTTGTGTGTCATGTGGCTAGAAACTTGGCTGTGGAGCAATTAACGCTGAGTGCAGAATTTCCAGTACCCCCAACTGTATTGCGGCAGACTTTCTTTGCAGTAATTGGAGCCCTGCTACAGAGCAGCGGACCTGAGAGGACTGCACTTTTCATCAGG GATTTCTTCATTACTCAAATGACTGGGAAAGAACTTTTTGAGATTTGGAAGGTAGTAAATCCCATGGGACTACTGGTAGAAGAATTGAAGAAAAGGAACATTTCAGCGCCTGAATCCAGGCTTACAAGGCAGTCTGGAAGCACCACAGCTTTGCCTGTGTATTTTGTTGGCTTatactg TGATAAAAAGTTAATTGCAGAAGGACCTGGAGAGACAGTACTGGTTGCAGAAGAAGAAGCTGCTCGAGTGGCACTTAGGAAACTGTATGGATTCACTGAGAATAGGCGGCCCTGGGACTACTCCAAGCCCAAGGAGAATTTAAGGCTACAAAAGACCATTGCTGCCAGCTAG